The Halorubrum salinarum genome segment GGCCTCGAGGTCGCGCTCCGCGCGGTACTGCTCGACGAACTCGCTCACGTCGAACTCGACCATCTCCCGCTCGAACGCCGACAGCGCCTCGTCGTCGTCCGCGTGGCTCACGGCGTGTTCCATCAGTTCGACGACCAGCTCGACGACGATCTCGTGGAGCCGGCGGGAGTCGAACTCGGTGACCCACACCATCGCGTACCCGACGTCCGCGTTCTCGCTGGCGTCGTGCGCGACGACCGCCTCGGGGAACTCCTCCAGGACGACGCCGAGCAGGTGCGGCGTGTCGAACTCGGGCATCTCCTCGCTGGTGGTGTCGATCGCCTCGCGGAGGACCTCGACGAGGAAGTCCGGGAGGAAGCGCTCGGGCGGGTGAACGTCCATCACGACCGCGTGCGTCTCGCCGCAGGCGCACTCGTACTCGCGCATCCCGAGGTCAAGTTCGCCGACGCCGACCGTCTCCCCGCAGGGTAGCTCCAGCGCGTTCTCGTCGCCGCCGGGGACGCGGGGCTGGGACATGCCTCCGCTTGGTCGCTGTCGAGGTTAAAAGGAGCGGAACGGGTCGGTCGCTACTCGACGTGCTCGGATTCGGCCTCGGCGTCCTCGCCGTCGCCGTCCCCGGCCGCGCCCTCGTCGGCTTCGTCCTCGTCGCCGCCGTGCGTCTCCACCTCTGCCTCGACCTCGATCTCGATCCCGTTGGCCTCGTAGGTCGCTTCGAGCATCTCGGCGTCCTCGCGTTCGACCTCCAGTTCGTTCCGGTCGACCTCCACCTCGACCTCCACGTCGACGGTCACGTCGTCGGACATATCGGTCTCCCCTTCGAGGCCGGCACGCAAAAACGGTCGGTCGCGGCGGGCAGCGCGGTCCGCGGCCCCGCGACTCAGGCGGTCACTGGAAGCCGATCCGGCCGCCGGTGTCGCGGAGCGACTCGCCGCCGCCGCCCTTGAACTGCTCTCTCACGTCCTCGTAGTACGCGAGGATGTCCTCGTTGATGGTCGGGCGAACCGACTCCATCGCGCGCCGGA includes the following:
- a CDS encoding DUF5815 family protein, with the translated sequence MSQPRVPGGDENALELPCGETVGVGELDLGMREYECACGETHAVVMDVHPPERFLPDFLVEVLREAIDTTSEEMPEFDTPHLLGVVLEEFPEAVVAHDASENADVGYAMVWVTEFDSRRLHEIVVELVVELMEHAVSHADDDEALSAFEREMVEFDVSEFVEQYRAERDLEAEDPYA